The DNA region GATTTGTATTGAAGTTGAAAACACCTCAGGagaatgattaccttgaatctacccaagtgcttaccacggtgtttggcacatagtaagtgtttaaacaaatctcacagttactattattattgttatataattgTTTTAATCAAGGAATGTCTTTGAAAATTTAATGAAATAGCATGATGTATACAATTGGTGCTTTATGAGCCCTGGAAGGGACAGGAAccttgtctaatttccacctctcccagggcctagtacagtactgAACAGTAGTAGAGTACACGGTAAGAACTTTAATACTGTTGCCACTACGGAGCATGTGAAGTGGACTGTAAGCATGAGTAAGGAAGGCTGAAAAGCTGGGTTAAAATCCCCAGTGAATCAAAGATTAGTTCTATACAGCatctaaatgattcattcattcattcagcaatgTATATTGatcgctttttgtgtgcagagcactgtactatgcactggggaagtacaagggggcaacgtataaagatggttcctacccaacaacgggctcacagtctagaaggggaagacagacaagacaaagcatgtagacaggtgtcaaaaccatcagaataaatagaattatagctatatgtacatcattaacaaaatagagcagtaaatatgtacaagtaaaataaatagagtaataaaactgtacaaatatgtacaagtgctttggggaggggaaggaggtagggcacatacaggggggtggggaatggggattcATGGTACAATGCTTTATCCAAATTTTCTAAAGAAATAGGTGTGAAATACCCTCAGGCATAACTCTCAAGATCCCTTAAGGGAATTTAAATATTCCTCTCTAAATATCCCTCTCTATCCATTTAGCACAGGCTTTCACAGAAACTCCAAAGTCTGTGGGCTCTGAGCCTACTGACTGCTGTTACGAACAGCCATTGCTGTTTCAGGAGTGAAGAGGAAAGTGTAGACAAACATCAGCTCAAATGTCTCAAACCTTTGCTCCCTCTAAAAGCTGCCTCTCAACCAGGAATGCCTGGAAATCAAATCTGAGAGCCAATTGTTGTACTATACCAAGagatcagtagagtgctctgcacacggtaagtgcccaataaatacatattgattgactgaatgaattaaaggcaCAGTTGTTGAGATCAAATGAAGTAAATGTTTGTCTGTGGTGAATATGGCTGTCGAGTCCAGACTATTTTTCTGGCGTTGTTTTTCATGCTGAAATAGAAGATTTAACCTGCCTTCGGGAAAGAGTTGGAGAAGCCACTTAAACGTCTTGGAGTTGGTAGATCCAAAAACCGTAAgttttctgaaatatctgtgtctcatttaggagtagtagtagtagtagtagtagtggtacatgtacagtgctaagcactttacgtATGACAGgagcatcagacacattccttgtctacagGAACTGCCACCTCTATAAGGGAAAAAGGCATAATAATGTTTACAAAGTGGGGAATCAAAACGAAATATTTGAAAATGGCATTAAAATGCTAAAGATGGGTTAGAAGATTTATATCCTGCTGAGCTGAGGTTGGTTTAGAAATTAATACACTAGTGTTAGAGTTGGCTGTGAGGTTTATGCCACTCAGGGAGTTGGTAAAaaatttggggaaggctttttggagaaggtgggattttaggcagGCTACTAACATGTAGATTGTTGAGTTCTGATGAGTTTGTGGAGGAAAGAAGTTTcaagctgtggggcagggagagcgaGATATAAGAGTTTTCAATAATTGCGATTGATTAATAGACTGGAAAACGGCGAGAATTCTAGACGGGGAAGAGTATGAATTGATAAGCAACGTAGCTGTGTGGATAGAATGCGGACCTGGGAGTGAAAAAAACTggcttcaaatcctagctccaccacttgtctgctttgtgaccttgggcaagtgacttcacttccctgtgtttcagtaacctcttctgtaaaatggggattaagactgtgagtcccatgtggaacatggactgtgtccaacctgagtagcttgtatctcccccatgcttagtgcaatgcatggcatatagtaagtacttaacaaataccataaaaaactaaacGAAACAAAAAACCCTGGAGTTTAGCAAGTTAGAAGGgccaatatgtaaaatggagaacaccaatggtaggagtttattgtctgacgcagggaaaagtgggcaaacattggaaagttttgaggagggggaaaagtacttagcttcaggaagatcaatcactcaatcagtggtatttattgagcacttactgtgtgcagagcactgtactcggtgcttgggagcatacaatgtaagagagttgttagacatgttccccgtcttcactgagcttacagtaaagaggaAGACGACCTAGGAAACAACGTGGAATATGGGCTGAAACTCAAGAAGGCACCAAGGATGTTACTTTCAGATACTGGGATGAGGGTAATGTTGACAATggagatttaagcactttgatcctcatctgacactcaccccaacacttattacacatatcctcatattcattcattcactcattcaattgtatttattgagcacttactgtgtgcagagtactgtactaagcgctcaggaagtacaagtcggcaacatatagagacggtccctactcaacaacgggctcacagcctagaagggggtgacagacaacaaaacagaacatgtagagaggtgtcaaaatcgtcagaataaatagaattaaagctatatgcacatcattaacaaaataaataaaatagtaaatatgtactagtaaaataactagagtaataaatctgtacaaatatatacaagcgctgtggggaggagaaagaggtagggcaggggcaatggggaggaggagaggaaaaagggggctcagtttgggaaggcctcctggaggaggtgagcacacagtagggctttgaaaggaggaagagagctagcttggtggacgtgtggagggagggcattccatgacagggggtcgacagtgggataggcgagaatgaggtaaagtgaggaggttagcagcagaggagcagagggtgcttgctgggttgttgaaggagagaagggaggtgaggtaggagggggcgaggtgatggagagccttgaagacgagagtgaggagtttttgcttgattcgtaggttgacaggcagccactggagattgttgaggaggggagtgacatgcccagagcgtttctgcacaaagataatccggacagcagagtgaagtatagactgaagtgtggagagacaggaggatgggagatcagagaggaagcctatccagttgggttaggatgagagattgaaccagcaaggtaacgatttggatggagagaaaagggcagatcttgacgatgttgtggaggtgagaccggcagatttttgtgacggattggatgtgtggggtgaatgagagagcgaagtcgatgatgacaccaaggttgcgggcttgtgagacgggaaggatggtagtgccatctacagtgatgagaaagtcagggagagggcacggtttggaagggcagataaggagttcagtcttggacatattgagttttagatggagggcagacatccagatggagatgtcctgaagggaacgagtgagttgagttgagtggagagggtgggagttgagagcagtgatctggtcatcaagattgggtagagcggATAGGGAGATGACGTGGGGTGCGATGTGCTGAAGCATATACCCTTGCATCctctacctgtactttattttaatgtatttccCTGACTGTTTCCCTGTTCAACAAATCTATTGTTTTCTTCTAAACGTTTAGTAGATTTTTTTCACccatagtgagtgttcagtaaatacatctgattgatcgattgattgattgattgtagatggacaggaatggaagagaagaggattaGAAGGGAAGCTGAGAAGTTCAATTTTAGATTTTGACAAATGTACATgatgtggaggcaggaggagatgggggttggATAGGGTGTGGGAAGTCATGACTACAGAGATAGCTTGGGGCGATCAGGGAGTAGCTGCAATCATGTTTTTGGATGAATTCTCTTCGTGAGAATAATGTCACATAAGCAatatcttcaactcctccctctccttcaacccaaatattcaggcTGTTGCCAATTGCTTTTGGTTTTACAACTACAACATTCCCAGAccggcctcttcctcttcacccaaatggccaccacactcATCTAGGCACTTTTCTTATCCGGACATAACAACTATACCAGCcctcctcactcatctcccagctgcctttttctctttcctccggtccattacttcactctgtttcccagatcacTTCTCTGGAATGTTCTACCCACAGCTCTTCACTTGTTAAAGATGTTGTTTTTTAATGTATTAATGTAAGGCTCTCTACCTGAAAGGTCTTGCTAATAGGACTCTTCTGAAGATGAATCTAAGTTTATCAGacagctctctcctgccctgcctcctttatctctgtctctttatttttctgtctttatgacTGCTTATGCATCTCTCTTTAACTCTCTTTCTTTTCGGTCCTGGCATCCAATCTGCACCTCAGATCTCCTCGTATTTGAAAATACTAGGAGAAACTCTGTATAACTAAGTAATGTTGAACTTGTAAAAACTGGTAAACAAAATGCATCCTGAAAATACTTAGTGATAGTGGGGTTGAGAAATGTCATAGACTCCATTTATATCTTGAACTGCTTACAGTAAATTTCTAAACAGTGAATTGTGAGGGATCCAATGACCTTTCCAGTAGGTTTtcacttagaacaatgatctcagcaaatattaagggatgaggtattaattagtagaaagagcccaggactctgGCTTTTAGTCCTAGTTGTGTAATTTGACTGCTGTGGgtgagttccttaacttctcagtgcctctgtttcttcatccgtacaatgggatAAAATTTCCCCTGGAGGcgtacagtctaagaggaaaggggtacagatattttatccccattgtgcagatgaagaaactgaggcaccgagaagctaaggAACTTGCTCAAATCTAggttgtgtctgatttgattaccttgtgtctccctaaTGTTTAGTATAGCCCTGGAAACTTCCTAGtgcctttctcactcccttcatAATCAtcatattcatattattattatatttcaatgTATTCTTAATAGTACAGCAGTCCCTCCATTCCTATTCAGaatgaggacctgtgttctgagctAGTGGTTTGAAATTAATAATGCTTGATATTTCTCAATTTGGCTGATTCAGTTAAATATCCATCTGCTGTACACTCATCACGTTGGCCGACCTGATGGAGAAATCAAAGAACATCACAAAGTTTGTCTTCGGGGGTCTGCTCCCAAACCAAAAGGGGAAGGTAACTTGTTTCGTGCTGTTCTTACTCTGTTATTTAGCCATCTTACTGGGCAACCTtcttatcctcatcaccatcagaaacaGCCATCTTGGTCAGCAGCCTATGTAcgttttcctcagttccttgtcCACCATGGACCTCTGCCTCACCTCCACAGTTGCTCCTAAAATGATCGCGGGCCTATTGGTGGAAAGAAAAATCATCTCCTACAACTCCTGCATGGTCCAACTCTTTGGTGCTCATTTCTTCAGCGATGCAAAGATATTCATCCTAGTGGCCATGGCTTACGAtcgctacgtcgccatctgcaaGCCTCCCCACTACCTGATGGTTATGAGCCGGCAGACTTGCCACacgttggtcttggcctcctttgtAGGGGCATTTGTGCATTCGATCGTGCAGATTTTCATCATGGTGCAGctaccattctgtggccccaatcagattgatcactatttctgtgaCGTGTTTCCTCTGCTGAAGCTCATCTGTACCGAGACCTATTTTGTCAACGTCTCAATCATTGCCAGCACGGGTGCTCTGTCCCTACTACCTTTTTTTGCCTTGATCGTTTCCTATCTCTTCATTTTATCCGTCCTGAGAAAACACTCCACAGAGGGTCGGCACAAAGCTCTCTCTACCTGTGGTTCGCACATCACCGTGGTACTCATGCTTTTCTTGCCCCTCATCTTGACTTATATTCCCTTGGGCGATTCCGTCAGCAAGGATAAAGTGTTTGCCttcttttacaccatcatcgcccccatgttcaaccccttcatctacacagtGAGATACACCGatatgaaaaatgccatgagaaaggtgtggtgtaCGAAAGTGTTAACAGAAAGAAAATAAGTGCATAaaattgacttccatttcttacATTTTCTGTACACTTTAGCATAGCATTGTGCATtagctctcctctccttctcctctcctccctgtcacCACCCCCctttgccctactcccttcccctccccacagcaattgtatatatttgtacacatttattactctatttcatttgtacatattaaccatatttattttattaatgagtgtatatagctataattccatttattctgatggtattgacacctatctacttgttttgttttgttgtctgtctcccctttctagactgtgagcccgttgttgggtcgggaccatctctatatgttgcccatttgtacttcccaagcacttagtaaagtgctctgcatacagtaagagctcaataaatacgcttgaatgaataaattagcatTAGTATGTGTTTTCTGCACACATTATTCCACAATAGCATATCCATGGGTTGTACTTCCAGACCCCTTTCTTGtaccaatcactcagtggtatttattgagtgccttaagtgtgcagagcactgtactaagtgcctgggatagtaaaataccacagagttggtagacatgatccttgataTCGTATAGATCAAATGATCATCAGCATGTCTGCTCTCTTTGTGGCAGAGTTAACATCACACGGCTATCAAACTTTCTATGGCATGCTTCAGCCAAGGCTTCTCCTCTTCCAAAATCTTCAAGATCATGGAGCTCTTCATGTCTTTCTTGAAACAATTTTCCATGATTGTCATTTGCATGTGTAATGGCTCCTCGAACAGTTATCATTTAGTAATTAAAATATAAAACCAGGTGTTTTATGTGATTCATTTCAACGTGCTTGTGGCATAATGGTTCCTCTCAGTGGGACAGTAAGTTACCTTTGCAAATTactttcaaaaatattcagaccTGAAAAATTCATTTGCTCTGCATACGTTGTATCAGCCCTGCCTGCATTTATCATAATTCCACCCTCACAAGTCTGACACTGGCTCCATAAAGTTAAGAGACCAGtatccagagcttggtacagtgtcttgcacagagtaagtgcttaacaaaaactgtaattaattattattgttaatgtgcTAAAGCTTGCAAATCCCAGCGTGAATTCATTATGGAAACTAATATTGAAGGAAATTATTAGAGGACCAATTCTTGCTTTCTGTGTCTCTTTTGCCATTAATTTTCATAagactgaatgatttttcccCCTCACTGGATGAAAGGAAGTAGGCATTATGTGGGAGGTATCATGACTGGAACCCGTTAATCTAATTGtgtagccaaatggaaagaggCACAGGATTTAGAGTTAGGAGGCCCAGGTGTGACTGTCCTCAAGTTGCTTAAATGTTctttacttcagtttcctcatctgaaaagctgaatcagaaacctatttctcaaccctctaggctgtgatccctgcctagaacagggactatgtccatctgatTGTTTTGTCTTTACCCCCGCACTTAGCAAAGTATTGGACACCCACTaatcactgaatgaatattattatcattaacattattgttattatccaatttCCCATTGCTAAGAAAAGGGGACTATATTAATCTCTCAGGCTGATAGAGCAGAATTGGAAGCAGATAATTTATTCTTAACTATTTCCCTTCAATGAATATATGTATTTAAATATTTTCTGACCCTAGCAATCAATTCATCACACTTATTTAGCcctttattatatgcagagcactgtaataaaagcttgggaaagtacagtgtagcaaTGTAATAGGTGAGAGTGCTGCCTTTGAACCAATAcattttctatttctctctctctctctctcccttccccttttcctccctctctctttctctctatctctacaCACTGTGTGACCAGTCCCAGGTTTAGATTATAACTAATGTTTAGGTTAGGGCTAAAATGATGGTTCTTTTTAGCTTTAAACTCCAAACCCATTACAATCTAAGCCCATGGCAGTCCACAAACGGCCAGAAAAGTTTCAAGCTTCACTAATTAACCAGCCACATGCATATGGGCTCTTGTatatagagatcaatcaatgTGAAAACACATCCTCTGCCTTTATTGGGTGTTCTATGATGGAATCCTGCCAGGGCCATCAACAACACAACATTATCAAGGAACTAAGACCCGAACAGATACATTTGCAAGAAGATACTGACTCTCGCTAACATTTGAAGTCAAAAGAATGGTTTACAGTAACAGTAacagcttttattaagcactcactgtgtgggccactgtattaaggtctgggagaaaatccacagattcattcattcaatcatatttatgcattcattcacagATGGGAATTGGACCCTGactctgtccctcaggggtttCACAATCCAAATCCATCAGATCTCTCAAGTTAACCTGGCCACCGAGCACCTGATTTCAGTTCAGTGAATGAGATGTTTGGCTCTCTCAGGACAAACCCGAACCTCTTCAAATAGTTTAGGGGAGCACTAGATCAAGAGGACTTGAGGGGAGGCTGAgatgaggcaagaaggaaggaacTGATTAGTAGAAAGCAGCAACAATATAGGTAGTGTAAAAAAGAAGGGagctagaagggagaagaaagaagagaagacgtgtgcctagttgaaagaacacaggcccgggttctaatcctgactcctccacttgtcttctgtgtgatcttaggcaagtcatttcatttatctgtgcctcagttacctcatctataaaatgcggattaagactgtgagccccatgtgggacagtgtcctacttgatgatcttttatctaccccagtgttttgtacagtgtctggcacacagtgagcacttaacccgtaccattaagaaaaagagagagtaggagggtgagttggaggagatgaagaaaaTAACTCATcatgttgaagcagcatggctcagtggaaagagcaagggtttggaagTCATagattttgggttctaatcctggctccaccacttgtcagctgtgtgactttgggcaaattatttaacttctgtgtgcctcagttccctcatctgtaaaatggggattaagactgtgagccccacgtggtacaacttgatcaccttgtttccgcccagagtttagaatagtgctttgcacatagtaggtgcttaacaaatacgattattatttcaATTGGCTTTTCTGCATTTCCTAGTATGTAAAGTAGCTGAGATTTGGTTTCCTGAATTAGGAAGGAAGCAACTGCCACCTAACAGCTTTTCTGTTATTCCTGAGCTCAGGAGGATGAGAAAGATTGACTCAGCAGGCTCAGGCATTTTGGCTTCTAAgagtttattgctgtactttagAAGCGACGGGCTGCAGATTTCATTGGGATCCTCCTGCCCACAGATGCCGTCCTAGGCCATTGGGTGAGATAAGCTGCTTGGAACCAACTATCTATGTTGCAGCATCACTGAGCAGTGACCAAAgtaaagatgaggagctcagctgCCAGGGGTTGAACGTGTTGGGGAGAAGACTGGGAGGAGGCAGCCAAGATGTCAGTCGGCAGGAAGTCAGGTCTTTCCGCTCGACTTCTACAGATGCCCCGTAAACCTTCTGTGCATTTCAGATCTTGTGGGCCATCTTACTCCCTCACTCTACAGTCCCATTCATCCAGTAAACATTTCTGAAAGGGATCGGTACAACTAACCTCTTTTGTATCTGAGATTCCTCCTGCAACATTTAGCAATTggaatatttttgtttcattctaGATTTTTCTATTTGCAGAAATGATTACAATTTGCTTAGCGGTGCAGCAGTCAGGTTGAACTGAAGTCCTGATttggaatgaaaatattctaacataacaatctattaataataattgatgatagtaattgtgcctctatttgctaagcactgtgttaactgcaatgtaatcagatcccacaaagGCTtcctagtctaagtagaagagagaacaggattgaatccccattttttagatgagtaaactaaggcccagataagtgaagtgacttgcccaaggtcacacagcaggtacatgacggagctgggattagaaccacattcCTCTAAGGTAAAGAATCACTTACATGAACCAGACATTGAAAACAAATGATTAAGTTTGTATATATGGTATTATTTCAGATCATTTAAAGCTTTCCTGCCCCCTCACTGATTTTACTGAAAACAAGGACAGCAGCATCACTAAATTTGTTCTCATGGGAATTTCCCCAAACCTGGAGATCCAAAAACTGTACTCTGTTCTGTTCTTAGCATGTTAGCTTATAGTCTTCCTGGGAAATCTTCTCATTTTCACACTATCAGACGTAGCCATCTGATCGAACAGcctatgtatttatttctcaGTCTGTTGCCTGCCATGGATCTCTACTATACCTCCGCCATTGTTCCCCAGATGATCCGAAACCTACTTGTTGGGAGCAAAACAATTTCTTTTTCCAACTCTATGTCTCAACTCTTTGCTGCGCATTTCTTTGGCGGGGTTGAGAACTTCATTCTAGTGGAAATGGCTTACAACCGTTACATTGTGATCTGCAAACCCCTACACTACCTGGCAGGGTGAAGTTTCTATTTGGCCATCTTTATATGATGCCCAGATATTAGGTGCTATAAGCCAAACCTCCTTTTcttgaggtgtttgttaagtgcttactatgagtcaaccagtattctaaggactggggagagtacagtgtagcagagttggtacacacattctctgacacatacatacagtctaaataggaggggcaacaggcatttattttattgccatttgacagttgaggagactgaggcccagagaagttaagagatttgcccaaggtcaaacagcagccagGTGACAGATCCAGaaatagaatccagatccttctgattcccagccctgttctttatccactaggccatgttgcttctctgtctcacaaggatGTAACTTTGGCcttctcctcaactcatttctcttactcaactcacatattaaatctgtcaccaaatccggtAGGTTCTTCCTTCCCAGATcattaaattctgccctttcctctccaaccaaactgctaaaatcttgatccaagctcttatcttatctctccttgattactgcatcagctccatgctgacctccctacctcctcactctctccactctagtccatacttcactcaattgcctggaacattttttctACAAGACCATTCTATCCATGTTTCAccgctcctcaggaacctctagtggttacccattcacctctgcatcaaacagaacctccttaccattggaaTTTGAACACttaaccaccttgtcccctcctatcatacctccctgatttcctactttaGCCCAGGacgcacactttgatcctctcacACCAAGCTAtttactgtactttgatctcatctatctcaccagtgacccctcgcccatatcctgcctctggcctggaatttccttctcCTATATATACTACAgactaccactttccccaccttcacgtCTTTTTAAACTCACATCTCATgctagaggccttccttgacaaaaccctcattttcccgactccctctcattttctgcatcacttttgcacttggattcacaacatttacttaccccaccctcagccttccaccacttgtgtacatatcgaCAATTTTCTATGTATACTAATGTCtctcctcccccctagactgtaagctacttgtgggaagggaatgaatgtgaccaacaactctcttatattatactctttgcttagtaaagtgctctgcacataacataagcacccaataaatatgattgtttgattctcactgtgcctttctctcacctctcctgcattCACCCCATTACTCacaactttcctcctgccttcctccagggACCTGGGTATATGGGGGAAGGATTCTTTTAAGGAGGATTTGGCTATCCACTGACTAtggggaatgagagaggaataaaggataaACCCACAATTGTTGGCGTTCGAAATGGGGATGGTATCTGCGCTGTCAGCTGTGAtgggaagttaggtggaggagaagatgtgGGAAGGATAAAGGTTGGATATATATTGCCCTTGGTACTCGGCATCTTCTAGATGGTTTTCCCAAAAGAATATATAGTAATTCAAGAAAATGGGACAGAAAAGAATCCAAGATTATCTTTGATATCTTTGATGAAATTAACTCCTCGACTCCATAAATGCCTCCTGCCCAGAACTTGCCTGATTTCAGCTGTGTAGCTCCCAATGACTGTTTCCAGTAAGGCCGATGGGTAAGGGAGAAAATCTCTCCTTGGAATATGTTGGCCTCACTTAGAGCTCAGGGACAGAAGATTGAGATGGAATGGTGGCAGAGGTCAGACGGTTAACTAAAATGCAAATTAAGTGCATGAGACAAAGTTTCTGGATTGAAATAAAAACAGTTAGCTCCAAGCCCCAAAAGgcactggtatatagtaagtacttaacaaatgcatcaataatctatttattgagcgcttactatgtgcagagcactgtactaagcgcttgggaagtacaaattggcaacatatagagacagtacctacccaatagtgggctcacagtctaaaagggggagacagagaacaaaaccaaacatactaacaaaataaaataaatagaatagatatgtacaaataaaataaataaataaatagagtaataaatatgtacaaacatatatacatatatacaggtgctgtggggaagggaaggaggtaagatggggggggatggagaggaggacgagggggagaggaaggaaggggctcagtctgggaaggcctcctggaggaggtgagctctcagcagagccttgaagggaggaagagagctagcttggcggatgggcagagggagggcattccaggcccgggggatgacgtgggccgggggtcgatgtcgggacaggcgagaacgaggtacggtgaggagattagcggtggagtagcggagggtgcgggctgggcagtagaaggagagaagggaggtgaggtaggagggggcgaggtgatggagagccttgaagcccagggtgaggagtttctgcctgatgcgcagattgattggtagccattggaggtttttgaggaggggagtgatatgcccagagcatttctggacaaagataatccgggcagcagcatgaagtatggactgaagtggagagagacacgaggatgggagatcagagagaaggctggtgcagtagtccagacgggataggatgagagcttgaatgagcagggtagcagtttggattgagaggaaagggcggatcttggcaatgttgcggagctgagaccggcaggttttggtgacggcttggatgtgaggggtgaatgagagagcggagtcgaggatgacaccaaggttgcgggcttgtgagacgggaaggatggtagtgccgtcaacagagatgggaaagtcagggagag from Tachyglossus aculeatus isolate mTacAcu1 unplaced genomic scaffold, mTacAcu1.pri scaffold_166_arrow_ctg1, whole genome shotgun sequence includes:
- the LOC119923270 gene encoding olfactory receptor 4P4-like, with translation MEKSKNITKFVFGGLLPNQKGKVTCFVLFLLCYLAILLGNLLILITIRNSHLGQQPMYVFLSSLSTMDLCLTSTVAPKMIAGLLVERKIISYNSCMVQLFGAHFFSDAKIFILVAMAYDRYVAICKPPHYLMVMSRQTCHTLVLASFVGAFVHSIVQIFIMVQLPFCGPNQIDHYFCDVFPLLKLICTETYFVNVSIIASTGALSLLPFFALIVSYLFILSVLRKHSTEGRHKALSTCGSHITVVLMLFLPLILTYIPLGDSVSKDKVFAFFYTIIAPMFNPFIYTVRYTDMKNAMRKVWCTKVLTERK